From the Pseudanabaena sp. FACHB-2040 genome, the window TGGAGGCTTTGAACGAGGCAGAGGGTGTTCAGCGGCGCGGCCAGATTCTGGCTTTGCTCACCCGGCTTAAGCAGATCTGTAACCATCCAGCCCAGTTCCTGCAGGAAGATAGCCTTGGCGGGCTCACCCGCTCCGGGAAACTGCAGCGTCTTAATGAAATGGTCGAGGAAATGCTTTCGGAAGGTGACCGGGCCTTGATCTTTACCCAGTTCGCTGAGTGGGGCAAGCTGCTCAAAGCTCACCTAGAGCATCACTTTAGAGAAGAATCGCTGTTTCTCTACGGCAGCACTTCCAAGCAGCAGCGGGAGACCATGGTTGACCGCTTTCAGCTCGATCCCAACGGGCCGCGCCTGTTTATTTTGTCCCTCAAGGCGGGCGGGGTGGGGCTCAACCTAACCCGAGCCAACCACGTTTTCCACTTCGACCGCTGGTGGAACCCTGCCGTCGAAAATCAAGCGACAGATAGAGCTTTTCGCATCGGTCAGACCCGCAATGTCCAGGTGCACAAGTTTGTCTGTACCGGCACCTTAGAAGAGCGCATCCACGAAATGATCGAGAGCAAGCAGGCGCTCTCGGAGCAGGTGGTTGGCGCGGGAGAAGCTTGGCTAACTGAGCTAGGCACCGACCAGCTGCGAAACTTGCTGCTGTTAGATCGCAGTGCCGTGATCGACGACGAATAGATTAGCTATCGATTTAGCTGGCTCTGCTTTTTATTGACCAAACTGCAGCCGCACCTGTTCTACCAAATCAGCGGTAACGGTTTCTAGTGCCTGGCTGCGGGCTACGGCTTCAATTCGATTTCTAGCCTGAGATCGCACAAAAAACGGAATGCTGTTGAGCTTGTCTTTGGCCTCAGCCGTCCACTGGGGCAAATCGGTGGGTTGTCGCTCGATCATCGTGCTTTTTCTGGGAAAACCTTCTTCCTATCCTAATAGTCGCGGTCAGTCTATGTAATTTCCGATAAAAACTTCAATGTAATCAGGAATCTCCCTA encodes:
- a CDS encoding PCP reductase family protein, which translates into the protein MIERQPTDLPQWTAEAKDKLNSIPFFVRSQARNRIEAVARSQALETVTADLVEQVRLQFGQ